AAGAACCCATGACCTAGAGGGCTATTTGCGACTATCCCAATGCCGAGTTCTCTGAAATTGAAAGACATGTAAAAACTGCCTCATTTCCTTGAGATATTGAAGGGACAATAATAAACATCATGAGGATAATTGGAGTAGACATGCAAAGTGGAATTACTTCGTCCTCGATTTCGCGAGTCCACGGAGAATACTTCATGTGCACAGCTGTGATTAGATGAATAACATGAGCTCTCTTTATCGTATCGATGCTAGCTTCCGACGAACCAATGTACTTTATCTTCCCTTCCTCCACCAGCTTCTGGAGTTCTCCCATCCATCTTACCAATTGCAATTCATTTAGCTTAAACCAATTTTTCACATTGCAATTCTTGGAGAAAAATGTTCATACGCTAGAAAGCAATGAGAAGAAACGCCATGATTTGATAGTGCTTACAGTATCCTCTATCGCCACTGTGGTGTCCACCCCATGCTGATAGTACAAGTCTATGTAATCAACCCCGAGTCTCCTAAGATTGCCTTCACAGCATTCTCTTACATAATTAGGAGAACCTCTGATGGCAATTTGGCCCCCCGCCATCCTTTAAATGCcgaatttcgtcgctaactgAATCTGATCTCACGGAAGCTCCTTCAGAGCCTGAGTGAGTAATCAATTCGGTCTCAGTAACGGGACAACCAGCAAAGAAAGTAGGCAACAACACACTGTACTAATAAGAGGTATCATCTCAGACTCAAAATGCCCGTTTCTTAACAATGTTCAGAGTCAAACTTATCACAAAGAGGTCAAGATATTAATGCATTGAAGCTAATTATAACAGGCATCACCTTCCCAATCACGATCTCATTGTCGCAAGGCTGACCATAAACATCCGCCGTATCAAAGAAGGTGATGCCCTTCTCGAATGCTCTCTTTATGAGTAAACATCCAGCTTCATGGGAAACAGGAGCGTTCAGGACACCAGAAAGCCCTGCGCATCCAAGGCCTAGTCTAGACACCTGCACAAGAATAGAGGATATCATGGATTTAGTATCCCTCTCTTTGAGTTACTTCAATCTCAAACCTCAAATCTGGTctagaaaaataacaaagagtACCCCGAATTAAGAGCACACCAGAGCCAAGCTACTCTTGAACTGCTACGAGCCTGACTCAAACTCGACTCAATCATTTCAATTTTGAGGCATTCGAGTactcaatttatttttcaatttcgtTACACCTTCAAAGCTCGCTTAGCTCTAAGTTCAAGCTCAGCCTGCGGTCTCATGTAAAATTCTAGCTTTTGGACAGTCTGCTTCGAGCTTGAGGTTATTACCGAACACTTCATTGAGTCGAGCTTGAGCTTCAATCAAGCTCGGTCGAGCTTGAGTAGTAAACTGGGATGACCCGACTTCGTTTGCACCCTTAATCAAAAACCCAGGTCACACTTATCATCCAATGCAAGGAGCCAAGGACTTTGGGCACTATGGTGCACTCTAAAGTTTCTAAACAGTCTCTCGGTCAAATGTCACAAAGAACAGGCACAATCTTTAGGGTTTGACACAAAAACTACTAATCTTGAAAACATGAAGACAAGAACTCAGTCATCACTTGAACAAAGCCGGCTCACAAAGACCGAAGGAAGCAAAGATCGTTACCTCCAATCCCTGACTGCCCAATTTCACCCTGGGAATCTGAACTCGCTGCTTCTCCTCGATTTTCTTTGCTttgtttctgtttctcttcCTCTTAACGAAGATgggttgaagatgaagaggtAGGAGGACAGATTTTTGAGCTCTGCCACAATAGCTATCGTTGATGGTGACAGTGACATCTTCTTGTTTACTCTTTCTTTGTGGTGACAAGAAATTTCTGATTGGCTTGTACAGGGAACAAGTTGTTTAATAGAAGGGTCGTCATCTTGAATCATTTGCCCAAGGATAACGGGCTGCAGATCTAATTGCTTTTTCCATAGTCCTGCTAACAGCCTAGGAATGAAAAACTGGAGTTGCAGGAGcgccccccgcccccccccaaCCCCCGATTGCAATCGGTATATATTTACCTCGGCTTAAAGTGATTTTCCGTTTGATCTCCCGGTTCACCGCATCTACTAGAAGCATGCTCCATACAGTCCGACCCGACTAGACAAGAGTTTGTTAGCGGTGATCGGTAATTTTTCATCTCCTAATTCGAGCAAGAATCAAATAATTAACTGCTTAAACATACCACACCTGATTTGCTCAACTATTGACCGTGgtgagaagtgtcaaaaaagttctaaacctattgtattagtatcaattcagtcataaactttttttttgtaccaattcagtcctaaaccttttgtattgatgttaattaaatcctaaaccttttattggtgctaatttagtcctaaatcttctgtattgttgccaattcagtcttaaatcttttatatttataccaattgagttaattcggccaattttgaacgaaaatcgttgacgtggacatcaattatcctacatggcacggctagcgctaacttggacatttttttaatattattttaatattttaaataatttttttggttcttttcaaaattattttttaaaaatatttaaaatatttaaaaaaatatccacgttagccccaactgtgccacgtaggataattgacgtccatgccggtgatttccaatcaacaTTGGCccaattgactcaattggtataaatgcaaaatttttagaactaaattggcactattgtaaaagatttaggactgaattggcactaattaaaggtttaggacttaatttgcaccaatacaaaagatttatgactaaattggcaccaaaaaagggtatatgactgaattagcactaatgcgataggtttatgacttttttgacacttttttcaTTGACCGTGAGAAAGTGAAACTTTTTATCTATACCCAAATCTATTGGACCGAATTCATCAATGACCCTCAATTTTGTGAATCCTGAGAGTGCTAAGAAAAACTCAATCTCCAAATTCATCACGGGTGAGCAACACCAGGATGATGGATTCAACATAGCAACTTTTAGCACAAAGATGGGTTAAAGCTTGGACCTTACGTAAGATTAAGTTGGTGACCACAGATCCCCTTTTTGAGACAAAGTCTACCTTAATCCATCTTGTAGGAAAACGGTCCTATTTCCTACCGTCATTAGAAAATTTTCCTCAAGAAGTTAAAAAGTCGCCGCCTCGTCGTGGAGGAATGAAAGATCACTTGCGCTAATTTAGAAAACTTAACTCGATCGAAACGGAGGACATCAGAGGGAATTAAGGGAACTCCAATTTAAAACACTGACCTCGGTCGGATCACAAAGCCTAACTCGACAAACAGAACCGAAACAAGAGTTACGTCAGTGATATTAGGAGGAAAATTGCCCTCATAAGAACCGCCAAACTACCTAGCTTCAATTCTGGGGCTTCTTCATTTTGGGTCAAAGTATAGAATTTCAGGATATGAGATTCACTCCCCCAATTCAATTGCATTAAATTACGGGAACAAGTACATATTTCAACATTTTTATGGCAATGCAGACAAGCCAAACTAAGGACACTGTCGAACTGAATCGATCAGACTAAATCGAAAGTGCAATGATGATAATCGGTCACTCGTATCCAGTTCAGCCTGGAGAAACGGACACGACCAAGGCTGGCCATCAAAATGATCAAGTTGAGTTGTTAGCAAAAGTAATTCAGTGTCCACAGAAAGATCAACTGAGAGTCTCCAAGCAACATTCACCGTGCACCGAATATTATCCTTCTCTGCAAGATACGCTGTTCGGACCGACAAGTTATGGTCCCTACTGTACCGTAGGTGGACCCCATTGTTGGACAACCGATGAAGTATTAGGTTGGCACAAAGCACAGGCAAAGCATCTCCACCTTAAAACAGAACACCTCTGCTTGTTGAATCCCAACATTCAAGCATACATTACAGTTTTTATCACAAGAAGCTTGAAGAACGGAGGGAAATATTCTCATGATTTTTAAGGCCCCTAGTGATAAGACCGAAATGCGGATATCGACCACCGATCTCACACTTTCCACTGCAATATTCTCCTCGCAACATGTAGCGGAAATAAGAAAAGGATAAATGCCTCCATCGAGCAAATCCATGGTCAATCTTTTATCCATGCCGCGcgttcactacaaaaaaacaccgatttagccacgaaatttgcgacgtaaattttggaaaaattcgtcgctaatcgattttgcgacgaaaattgcgACAGAAAAATATTCGTGGCTAATACGGCGTCGCCAATTTGCGACGATACTTCTGACGAACAAATATCCGTCGCAAATGAGCGACGAcattgttcgtcgcaaattaccGACTCACTTTGCGATGGAGTACgtttgtggcaaattagcgacgaaaaatatagtcgtcgctaatttagcaacgaattttttccgtAACAAATTAGAGACGAACGGTTTAGTGACGAACGTTGCGACGGAAAAATTCCATGGCAAATGAACGACGCACAAATGTGTCTGAAGGTGGCAACGaacttagcgacgaattttttacCGTAGCAAATAATATctttgcgacgaattttttacGTAGCAACGTACCGACGAACTTGTTCGTCGCAAAGTTCGGCGACGACGTTGGCGAGGAATTGTTTTCATCGGTAATTACGTTTCGCTcccaatttcgtcgctaatgccACATTACTGTTCAAttatttagcgacaaatattgaaaaattcgtcgctatatTGCGACAAAAATTGGTGACCGTCGCTATATTCGTGCAACGAACGTTGGGCATTTGCAAGGAAAAGTTGTGTAGGTACAATGATTTGTGACGAAAGTACCAGCGAAGTGGCTGAAATTAGTGacgacataattttttttttgcgacgaatttttgtttattctttagAGATGAATTTTGCGACGGAAAAACGGACGACGAATTTAGCAACGACTAGGCACGGGacgattttataatttgtgatgatcgtatggtaaaataattttttcattcttcGATTTTAAATGTaactaaaagcaaaattaatttctagaatttatatTTACCATTGAGTGAGCAAGTAATAAGACGTAAATATTCAAGGACAGATGTTATAGtcaccaaaagaagaaattgtaaCATCTTAATCCAAATAAATACCGATACAGTATATCTTTACATCTATATCATCAATAGAACTGGAAAATGATACAGTAATAGATTTTCCTAATAGAAATCCcgaaaaaaagaacagagagtGGAGGAAGCatgaaaaagtgcaatcgattaTCCCTAGAACCTGACCTTACTGAAAAGGATATCCTTATTGTTTATATGCATTATGCCATCCTCAAGTGTGCACTTCCACCTGCTCTTCGTCCGTGTCACCTATCCACACAAAAACACAAACTGAAAACATAGTTTCTACCTGAACAAAATATGATAGGTCCAAGGCAGATCATCATTGTCATCCTGAAGCAACTGTCATCTTGTCAAATTGAGCTAGAACTAGGTGCTGAGTATTTACCTCCTCTCCCTCATCtacatcatcctcatcatcatcattttcattcaacggtagctcatcttcatcttcatcgtctCCAACATCATTATGAACTCCAATAGCAAGAGTAGGTGCCTGTAAGTCTGAAGAAAAACAAGAGGGAGATCTTCTAAGTCTTCTAATACACTAGTGACACCAAAGGACTGGGTCACATGTCATGAACTTGCAAAAGTCGCAAATACCATTTGGAGCTGGTGTACTAGCAATGTTGTAATCTTCATTCACGACTCCTTGATAATTGTAAATCTGCATTgcgaagaaagaaaacacatcAGAAGGGAACCAACCAGTGAGATTGCTCCGTATCGCCCTTTTTTCTCGCGAAAGTTGCTCATCTCAAATTGAATCAACCTTAAATGTAGGGCACGGTATGGATAACAACttttttaagttgtttatttttgttttttggtgggGGCAGTGGAGAAGGGTGGTTATTTGGAATTTTAGCGCAGATCATGGTATACCCTTGCACCGTCTGAAGACTTCCTAAAATGTGCAATTACATGTAGTTTATCAAGATATGTGTTCATCACATGGATCCTGAAGGCAACTACGGAACTTTCTGCCCACAGCATCAAAAAAGGAAACGCATGAACAAGCAAAATTCAGAATTATATTATTAGAAAAAGCAGAAGAGAGGATCAAGCATTCAATTCTGTGTTCTAATATCTTAAATGTTACTCACATTGGGAGTAGAACGCATCTCGTCATAAGGAACAGGAGTTTGCCCATCTGCTTGAGGTATCTTTGACAGTGGCCTTCCCACATGTGCCAGCATTTACCTATTTCTGGTGTCTGTAGTGGATAGAATAGTCGTCTTCTCTGTGACCTGCAAGTTTACCGCACCTGAGTTAGCAAATATACAACTAAGCAAATTACAAAAGTTCGGAAAGAGATGCTGAAACTAAATCCACCAGGAAAAGGATCAAATATCCTGCAGCTGGTGCACAGTACATACGTTTGCCCAGGATAAAAAACTGAGCTTCAACACTTGAACTAGAAAACAATAACCAAACTTTAAACACCAGATGTACAAGTTTATACTCCCAAAACTCcccctggttcaaaatcatctaCCTCATTCGGTTATAAAAAGCATTCATAGAGACTATGAAGTATCAAGGCCTGAGAAAATGGCATTATAGCAACATAAAAGACCACATAAAATGTGTGCATGTCGCGCTAGCGTTAGTGATTCTCTGAGCCGGTCTAGATTTCCAATGCCTTGGGAAACTGAGCACACGTCAATAGTCACTTTCGTTGCTCAACATCTATATAGTGCAGCTTTGTTTTTTGCTAGAGCTTTAAACCACTAAAACAAAGAAACTACTTACAACAGCAACCAGCTAACTGATTCCATCAATTGCACATACAAAATCTGCTTTACTGAGAAGATCGTCTTATCTCTGTCTCAATCGACCGAGAGAATAAAGAAAGTGGAATAAGCAATTGGCCATATTCAGCAAAATAGAGCCGAAAATATCAGCCAAACGAAATAACAATAAGTACACATACGTATTTTGAAAAGAATTAAAGATCACATACTAATAGAAATCCTAATAGAAATGATACAGTATTAGATTTTCCTAATAGAAATCCTGAAAGTAATGGAGAAAACACTCTCATCATTGCACATGACGAAATTAATTGAAGCATACCAAAGAACTCATAACATTTTAACCCAAAGCAAATGCAACTGATACAATATATCTTGACATTACCCTTTGGTTACTCCATGTTAACTTGGTATTTATAACCCCACAGCCAATCTTCAAGAGATATCCGCAGCAGCTACTTTCTATAGAAGTCTTTCAACTCCATCCTctggaaaaaggaaacagagaaggtaaagaaaaagaagatgccgGTTAACGTTGTCTCCAGCATAATGGAAAGGGATACACCATAAGTAAATGGCTTATACAGCTCGATTAAATGTTTCATTAGCCATCACTAAATGGAAATGTAAAAATCAATGTAGGTTTTAGTAAAGATTTTTAACTAGCAGAATGGACTGACGAAAATAGCCGTACATACTAATAGAGACAACTACAACATCATTTAGCAAATCAAtgaagataagaaaaattttaaaaaatgaaacaggCTAAAACATTCTTACCTTGTCAACTCCAGTTCCTCTTATGCTAGAAATCTGCACAGATGATGAGATATCTCAGGAAAAAAAAGCTAACAAAACTACATATTTACCATGTCATTGGCATTTGGCAAAATAGAGGTGTGAACCCTGACCAATGATCACTCAATTTAGAGAAAGCAAGTCATTGGATCTGTCTATGAATGGAAAAGGGATGCTTCGGATTGGGACAGCGAACATAATACCTCCAAATTCTACACTAACAGATTGTTGTGCATTGCTTGAGAGAGCAGTGAGTAAGTTGGATCAGTAGCCTCTGCATCTGCATCAAGAGCATATAACATGAGCAGTTGCATCCTTTAGCAAGCACAAAATTAAGCGAGCATAGTCTCTCCGACAATGCATATCTAAGCTAATCTGCGATTCAATGCATGCAACCAAATAAGTAGCTGTGCACATTactaataaaaatcaataaagctATAGACAGCTGCAAAAACTGTTCTAACCTGActgccaaacaaaaaagaagccaTGATGTCGGCAAACATGTTGTTTATGGAATTAACTCACGGAGAAGATCCTCAGCATCAATGTCATCATCATTGCGCCGCTCCTCGTCGTGCCGATGACCTATTTCATTACCTGGAGGTGCAGGAGGAACCTCAGCCGGATTTATGTTGAGGGTTTGCAAGACCATTGCCATTTGAGCCTGCAGAGATCTGATTTGGTCATCCTTCTGTGACAATCGTTCTTCTTGCCGTTTCATTTGTTCGTCTTTCTCTGCAAGCAAAAGTGTCGGTCGGCTCACTTGTTGTGCCGTTGCCTCATCCAGTCGTCTCCTCCTTGAAGCAGCCgcattggaggatgaacttccACCATCCTTTCCAACCAATTCCCTTGACAAGTTCCCCCACCCATATATTTTTCCTCGCTTGACCCCACCCGACGCCTCCAACCATATTGTCGTATTGTCGGCTGCCACCTCGGACGCAGCCCCACCATCACCGCCACCACCCGCACTCATTAAaagctcatcatatttttcctatatcaacaaaaatattgCAAGCATTCATGGTTTTGATTGTACTTTCCATAAAGTGAAAAGTATAACCTCACATACCTTAACAGATTTCGCTCGGTCGCCAAcccatgtcttatctttcttttggaaAACACGTTCGAATGTGGCTGTATACGTCGGTTCAGTCCCCAAAtcatgtgcctacaaaattgaaacataaatgagtaattgaattaaattaacttacaacATGTTTAAAAAACTTACCAATCTTTTTCTATGCTCCCCAATGTTGATAGAACCTCCAGCATATGTTGCAGATGCAGAAGACCCTTCACTCGAACtggaagctcgattcttggcattttgtgcactcctttgcttcattttttcacCTTCCCAAGTTCTATTCATTTCAGTCCAATCTTCACCGGTAATAAAGTGTGGCTTCaccttttttgtctttgctttattCATCACATTGCGGATGTGATCACCggcttttttcttaaatattctTCTAATTTCATGCTCTTGCAATTCATCCCAGCTGAATTTCCTCTGTAATCAAGAGCAAAACAACTTGCTTTATTTACGCCCAACTTAgtttttcagaaaattcaaacaaacttaccttgaactcaCTCCACCACAACTCTTTCACTTCTTCTGGCGCGCTACCGTAACTAATCCACGGGCctctccaatagttattcactattttattaagttcccGCACGACCTCCGTAGCATCTTCAAATCTTTAAACAAGGACAATTCAGTTAAATCCATATCTAACACCCAAACGATTccctaaatattacatttacttAAAATATTGAAGTACTTACGAGTCTCCCTGCGGGCATATGACACGCCGGCTATCTTGTGTAGCTAAGCTCTCCCGATCATTCGATTGTTCCACAGGAGAAGGTGGAACTGAGGCAGATGGAGGAGTCGCATGTAGAGATAGAGGGCGAgatgaaagggaaggggaagattgCTGGGATGGGGACGGGGACGAGGACGAACAAGGGGAAGACGAATGGGAAGGGGCTCCTCGGCTTCCTTGTGAAAATGCA
The genomic region above belongs to Rhodamnia argentea isolate NSW1041297 chromosome 6, ASM2092103v1, whole genome shotgun sequence and contains:
- the LOC115745575 gene encoding uncharacterized protein LOC115745575, encoding MLAHVGRPLSKIPQADGQTPVPYDEMRSTPNIYNYQGVVNEDYNIASTPAPNDLQAPTLAIGVHNDVGDDEDEDELPLNENDDDEDDVDEGEEVNTQHLVLAQFDKMTVASG